A genomic stretch from Streptomyces venezuelae ATCC 10712 includes:
- a CDS encoding TetR/AcrR family transcriptional regulator has translation MTTDGAVPPPPPGLRESKKQETRQLISDVATGLFLAQGFERTTVAEIAAAARVAKKTVTNYFPHKEDLALDHQDAFAASLADAVTSRQAGESALSALRRAFAAAATDADPVAGFSGPEFARMIVESPTLSARLRDLHDRREAALADALADATGAPPGDLTPRIAAALLGAVHRTLFRRIQELTLAGQDNARISATVITEADNAFSLLEPALAAYATA, from the coding sequence ATGACTACTGATGGAGCCGTGCCCCCACCCCCTCCCGGCCTGCGCGAATCCAAGAAGCAGGAGACCCGGCAGCTCATCTCCGACGTCGCCACCGGCCTGTTCCTCGCCCAGGGGTTCGAGCGGACCACCGTCGCCGAGATCGCCGCCGCCGCGCGGGTGGCGAAGAAGACGGTCACCAACTACTTCCCGCACAAGGAAGACCTGGCTCTGGACCACCAGGACGCCTTCGCGGCCTCCCTGGCCGACGCGGTGACCAGCCGTCAGGCCGGCGAGTCGGCCCTCTCGGCCCTCCGCCGTGCCTTCGCCGCCGCGGCCACGGACGCCGACCCGGTCGCCGGCTTCTCCGGCCCCGAGTTCGCCCGCATGATCGTCGAGAGCCCCACCCTCTCCGCCCGGCTGCGCGACCTGCACGACCGCCGGGAAGCCGCCCTGGCCGACGCCTTGGCGGACGCCACCGGCGCACCCCCCGGCGACCTCACCCCCCGCATCGCCGCGGCCCTGCTCGGCGCGGTGCACCGCACGCTCTTCCGGCGCATCCAGGAACTCACCCTCGCCGGCCAGGACAACGCCCGGATCTCCGCCACCGTCATCACGGAGGCGGACAACGCCTTCAGCCTGCTGGAACCCGCACTCGCCGCCTACGCCACGGCGTGA